Proteins encoded by one window of Deltaproteobacteria bacterium:
- a CDS encoding glutamate synthase subunit beta codes for MGDPSGFLKIAERELPSYRPVEERIHDYEECYQPFPEETLQKQASRCMDCGIPFCHNGCPLGNIIPDWNDLVYRNRWQDAIDRLHATNNFPEFTGRICPAPCEAACVLGINQPPVTIKQIEVTIIDHAWREGWIRPQPPKVKTGKKAAVVGSGPAGLACAQQLARAGHAVTLFERADRIGGLLRYGIPDFKMRKHLIDRRMKQMEAEGVTFRTGVNVGVDITAAELRKQFDAIVLCGGATQARDINVPGRELNGVYLAMDFLTPSNKRIAGDKIPPEQFPSAEGKDVVILGGGDTGADCLGTSIRQGARSITQFELMPRPPDARAADNPWPLWPLIYRTSSAHMEGGERDYAIQTKSLSGSNGQLEKLHCIRLNWTKHPDGRMTFEEIPGSEFEVKCNMLFLALGFLGPEKSKLIEDLGVELDQRGNVKAGPNKRTSVDGVFVAGDMTRGQSLVVWALAEGRTAAHHADIYLMGGSQLPAPL; via the coding sequence ATGGGTGACCCAAGCGGATTCCTGAAGATTGCGGAGCGCGAGCTCCCCTCCTACCGTCCGGTCGAGGAACGAATCCACGACTACGAGGAGTGCTATCAGCCGTTTCCGGAGGAGACGCTCCAGAAGCAGGCCTCGCGCTGCATGGACTGCGGCATTCCCTTCTGCCACAACGGGTGCCCGCTGGGAAACATCATCCCCGACTGGAACGACCTGGTGTACCGGAACCGCTGGCAGGATGCCATCGACCGGCTGCATGCCACGAACAATTTCCCCGAGTTCACAGGCCGCATCTGTCCGGCGCCCTGCGAGGCCGCCTGCGTGCTGGGCATCAACCAGCCGCCCGTGACGATCAAGCAGATCGAAGTGACGATCATTGACCATGCCTGGCGTGAAGGCTGGATCCGTCCGCAGCCGCCGAAGGTGAAAACCGGCAAGAAAGCCGCCGTCGTGGGATCGGGGCCCGCCGGACTGGCCTGCGCCCAGCAGCTCGCCCGGGCGGGCCATGCCGTTACGCTGTTCGAGCGGGCGGACCGGATCGGCGGCCTGCTCCGGTACGGGATTCCCGACTTCAAGATGCGAAAGCATCTGATCGACCGGCGCATGAAGCAGATGGAAGCCGAAGGCGTTACCTTCCGCACGGGAGTCAATGTTGGCGTCGATATCACCGCGGCGGAGCTCCGCAAGCAGTTCGACGCGATTGTCCTGTGCGGCGGCGCCACCCAGGCGCGTGATATCAACGTCCCCGGACGCGAACTGAATGGCGTTTACCTCGCGATGGACTTCCTCACCCCGTCCAACAAGCGGATTGCCGGCGACAAGATCCCGCCGGAACAGTTCCCGTCGGCCGAGGGCAAGGACGTGGTGATACTGGGCGGCGGCGATACCGGTGCCGACTGCCTGGGAACGTCCATCCGGCAGGGGGCACGCTCGATCACGCAGTTCGAGCTGATGCCGCGGCCGCCGGACGCCCGTGCGGCGGACAACCCCTGGCCGCTCTGGCCGCTCATCTACCGTACGTCGTCGGCGCATATGGAAGGCGGCGAGCGGGACTATGCCATCCAGACGAAGTCGCTGTCCGGCTCGAACGGCCAGCTCGAAAAGCTGCACTGCATCCGCCTCAACTGGACCAAGCACCCCGATGGCCGCATGACCTTCGAGGAGATTCCGGGTTCGGAATTCGAGGTGAAGTGCAACATGCTGTTCCTCGCGCTGGGTTTCCTGGGCCCGGAGAAGAGCAAGCTGATCGAAGACCTCGGCGTGGAACTGGACCAGCGGGGCAACGTGAAGGCGGGGCCCAACAAGCGGACCAGTGTTGACGGCGTGTTCGTCGCTGGCGACATGACCCGTGGCCAGTCGCTTGTTGTCTGGGCGCTCGCCGAGGGGCGAACCGCCGCGCACCATGCGGATATCTACCTCATGGGCGGATCCCAGCTTCCGGCTCCTTTATGA
- the gltB gene encoding glutamate synthase large subunit gives MRNFSPNEFAGEGLHSQAFESDGCGVGFIAHLKGKKSHAILKDALLVLKRLAHRGACGCEVNTGDGAGVLLQVPHAFFAKVLKGTPVRLPEAGQYAVGMVSMPRASAEACRRLVNQKIEATGLAVLGWRKIPVNGSIIGPTAKAAEPVMEQVFVSRPAGLADELAYERRIYLARRRIENAIAASEIEGKKDFYIASLSARLCIYKGMLTSEQVDEYYPDLLDPDMVTALALVHSRFSTNTFPSWDLAHPFRMLAHNGEINTLRGNINWMHARESLGRSAHYTEQEMRDIFPVIQAGGSDSACLDNVLEFLVMCGYSLPHAVMMLIPEAWEQHTSMSASKKDFYAYHACLMEPWDGPASIAFTDGHMIGAVLDRNGLRPSRYYVTGDDLVIMASEVGVYDVEPSNVRIKGRLQPGRMFLVDMNEGRIVADEELKEKISGQKPYGDWLKTHLHTLDQLPPPPSVPEPDHDTVVERDILFGYTHEDRKILLAPMAEKGEEAIGSMGTDTPLAVLSNRPRMLYDYFKQLFAQVTNPPLDAIREELVTSVYTHIGAERNLLAPEPESCHQIRLKGPILDNEQMAQIKHLDSKGFRSKTLPMLFPKGSDGKGLDQALDDLCTAAEQAIADGYNIVILSDRGANENLVPIPALLATAGVHHHMVRAETRTRCGLVIETGEAREVHHFCLLVGFGASAVNPYLAFETLDDMIRTGELRNIDHHKAVKNYIKAVQKGIVKVMSKMGISTIQSYRGAQIFEAIGLSKEFVDKYFTWTATRISGAGLKEIASETERRHARAFTDRLGTRPDLDLGGEYQWRRGGEYHLFNPETVWRLQHSTRQKRFDIFQQYTKFVDEQARNLCTLRGLFEFASDRKPVPVEEVEPAANIMKRFATGAMSFGSISKEAHETLAIAMNRIGGKSNTGEGGEDPARFKRDPNGDWRRSAIKQVASGRFGVSSYYLTNAEELQIKMAQGAKPGEGGQLPGHKVDEVIARVRCSTPGVGLISPPPHHDIYSIEDLAQLIFDLKNSNPSARVSVKLVAEVGVGTVAAGVAKAHADHILISGHDGGTGASPLTSIKHAGAPWELGLAETQQVLVEQGLRGRVFVQADGSMKTGRDVVIAALLGAEEFGFATAPLVVSGCIMMRVCHLNTCPVGVATQDPVLRARFNGNADYVVNFFEFIAEEVRQHMARLGFRTLKEMIGHSDVLRMKGAIDHWKARGIDLSRILAQPKAPKGTPCFNVEKQDHGLDKVLDNKLIELAQPAILRGEKVRHELPIRNVDRATGTWLGHELTKKYDDKGLPDGTIHFRFTGSAGQSFGAFVPKGVTLELEGDANDYCGKGLSGGRIIVYPPKGSTFRPEENIIIGNVALYGATGGEAYFRGVAGERFCVRNSGVSAVIEGVGDHGCEYMTRGEVVVLGSTGRNFAAGMSGGVAWVLDEAGTFGSRCNQEMVGLSGFESGEDEASVKKLVEQHQKHTGSDVAARVLRDWASLRGKFVKVMPHDYRRVVEQRRAAAG, from the coding sequence ATGCGGAACTTTTCCCCGAACGAGTTTGCGGGCGAGGGCCTTCACAGCCAGGCGTTTGAGAGCGACGGCTGCGGCGTCGGCTTTATTGCACATCTCAAGGGAAAGAAGTCGCATGCGATCCTGAAGGATGCGCTGCTGGTCCTGAAGCGGCTCGCCCATCGTGGCGCCTGCGGTTGCGAAGTAAACACCGGCGATGGGGCTGGCGTACTCCTCCAGGTGCCTCACGCGTTTTTTGCCAAGGTGCTCAAGGGAACTCCGGTCAGGCTCCCTGAGGCGGGACAATACGCTGTCGGCATGGTGTCGATGCCCCGGGCATCAGCCGAGGCCTGCCGCCGGCTGGTGAACCAGAAGATCGAAGCGACGGGCCTCGCGGTTCTCGGCTGGCGGAAGATCCCGGTGAACGGTTCGATTATCGGGCCGACCGCCAAGGCGGCCGAACCGGTCATGGAACAGGTGTTTGTCAGCCGTCCGGCAGGGCTTGCGGACGAACTTGCCTATGAGCGGCGGATTTATCTTGCCAGGCGCCGGATCGAGAACGCCATCGCCGCTTCGGAAATTGAAGGCAAGAAGGATTTCTACATCGCCAGCCTGTCGGCGCGGCTATGCATCTACAAGGGGATGCTCACGAGCGAGCAGGTGGATGAGTACTATCCGGACCTTCTGGACCCGGATATGGTGACGGCACTTGCGCTGGTTCACAGCCGTTTCTCCACCAACACGTTCCCGTCCTGGGATCTGGCGCACCCGTTCCGGATGCTCGCCCATAACGGCGAGATCAACACGCTCCGGGGCAACATCAACTGGATGCATGCCCGTGAATCACTGGGCCGGAGCGCCCATTACACCGAACAGGAGATGCGGGATATTTTCCCGGTGATCCAGGCGGGTGGTAGCGACTCGGCCTGTCTCGACAACGTGCTCGAGTTCCTGGTGATGTGCGGTTACTCGCTGCCGCACGCGGTGATGATGCTGATCCCGGAAGCCTGGGAACAGCACACCTCCATGTCCGCCTCCAAGAAGGACTTCTACGCCTACCACGCCTGCCTCATGGAGCCGTGGGACGGTCCGGCGTCGATTGCGTTCACCGATGGGCACATGATCGGAGCCGTGCTGGACCGGAACGGTCTCCGGCCCTCGCGCTACTATGTCACCGGGGATGATCTCGTTATCATGGCTTCCGAGGTCGGAGTCTACGACGTCGAGCCGTCGAACGTGCGTATCAAGGGCCGTCTCCAGCCGGGCCGCATGTTCCTGGTGGACATGAACGAGGGGCGGATCGTTGCCGACGAGGAGCTCAAGGAAAAGATCAGCGGCCAGAAACCCTATGGCGACTGGCTGAAGACGCACCTTCACACGCTGGACCAGCTTCCGCCGCCGCCCAGCGTTCCGGAACCCGATCACGATACCGTCGTCGAGCGCGATATCCTGTTTGGCTACACGCACGAAGACCGCAAGATCCTGCTGGCGCCGATGGCCGAAAAGGGCGAGGAAGCAATCGGCTCCATGGGTACCGATACGCCGCTGGCGGTCCTCTCGAACCGGCCGCGGATGCTGTACGACTACTTCAAGCAGCTCTTCGCGCAGGTGACGAACCCGCCTCTGGATGCGATACGCGAGGAACTGGTGACCTCGGTTTATACGCATATCGGCGCCGAGCGGAACCTGCTCGCCCCCGAACCGGAAAGCTGCCACCAGATCCGGCTCAAGGGACCGATCCTCGACAACGAGCAGATGGCCCAGATCAAGCACCTGGATTCAAAGGGGTTCAGGTCGAAGACGCTGCCGATGCTGTTCCCGAAGGGTTCGGACGGCAAGGGGCTCGATCAGGCGCTGGACGACCTGTGCACGGCCGCCGAGCAGGCCATTGCCGACGGATACAACATCGTCATCCTGTCGGACCGTGGAGCGAACGAAAATCTCGTTCCGATTCCGGCACTGCTGGCTACCGCTGGCGTCCATCACCACATGGTCCGGGCAGAGACGCGCACCCGCTGCGGACTGGTGATCGAAACGGGCGAAGCCCGTGAAGTCCACCACTTCTGCCTGCTGGTGGGCTTCGGCGCGAGCGCGGTCAACCCGTATCTGGCGTTCGAGACGCTCGATGACATGATCCGCACGGGTGAGCTCAGGAACATCGACCACCACAAGGCGGTGAAGAACTACATCAAGGCGGTCCAGAAGGGGATCGTGAAGGTGATGTCCAAGATGGGCATCTCGACGATCCAGAGCTACCGGGGCGCGCAGATATTCGAGGCGATCGGACTTTCAAAGGAGTTCGTGGACAAGTATTTCACCTGGACGGCGACCCGGATTTCCGGTGCCGGACTGAAGGAAATAGCCAGCGAAACCGAGCGGCGGCACGCCCGTGCCTTTACGGACCGGCTCGGTACGCGGCCCGACCTTGACCTTGGCGGCGAATACCAGTGGCGCCGGGGCGGGGAATACCACCTGTTCAATCCGGAAACCGTCTGGCGGCTGCAGCATTCAACCCGCCAGAAACGGTTCGACATCTTCCAGCAGTATACGAAGTTCGTGGACGAACAGGCACGTAATCTCTGCACGCTCCGGGGCCTGTTCGAGTTCGCCAGTGACCGCAAGCCTGTCCCGGTCGAAGAGGTCGAGCCGGCCGCGAACATCATGAAACGGTTTGCCACCGGAGCGATGAGCTTCGGTTCGATCAGCAAGGAAGCCCACGAGACGCTGGCCATTGCCATGAACCGGATCGGCGGCAAGTCGAACACGGGCGAAGGCGGCGAGGATCCCGCAAGGTTCAAGCGCGATCCGAATGGCGACTGGCGGCGGAGCGCCATCAAGCAGGTCGCATCGGGCCGCTTTGGCGTCAGTTCGTACTATCTCACCAATGCGGAAGAACTCCAGATCAAGATGGCCCAGGGTGCCAAGCCCGGCGAGGGCGGCCAGCTCCCCGGCCACAAGGTTGATGAGGTCATCGCACGGGTTCGCTGCTCCACCCCCGGTGTGGGGCTCATCAGCCCGCCGCCGCACCACGATATCTATTCGATCGAGGATCTGGCTCAGCTTATCTTCGACCTGAAGAACTCCAACCCTTCCGCCCGCGTCAGCGTGAAGCTTGTCGCCGAAGTGGGCGTGGGCACAGTGGCGGCCGGCGTTGCCAAGGCGCATGCCGATCACATCCTGATTTCCGGCCATGACGGCGGCACGGGTGCCTCTCCACTGACATCGATCAAGCATGCTGGTGCCCCGTGGGAACTCGGCCTTGCGGAAACCCAGCAGGTGCTGGTCGAGCAGGGCCTTCGCGGCCGGGTATTCGTGCAGGCGGACGGCTCGATGAAGACGGGCAGGGACGTCGTGATCGCGGCGCTGCTCGGAGCAGAGGAGTTCGGCTTTGCGACCGCTCCGCTTGTCGTTTCCGGCTGCATCATGATGCGGGTGTGCCACCTGAACACCTGCCCGGTTGGCGTGGCGACGCAGGATCCGGTGCTTCGTGCGCGGTTCAACGGGAATGCCGACTATGTGGTGAACTTCTTCGAGTTCATTGCCGAGGAGGTCCGCCAGCACATGGCCCGGCTCGGTTTCCGTACGCTGAAGGAGATGATCGGGCATTCGGATGTGCTCCGGATGAAGGGGGCCATTGACCACTGGAAGGCCCGCGGGATTGATCTCTCCCGGATTCTTGCACAGCCGAAAGCGCCCAAGGGCACGCCCTGTTTCAACGTCGAGAAGCAGGATCACGGCCTCGACAAGGTGCTCGACAACAAACTGATCGAGCTGGCCCAGCCGGCGATTTTGCGGGGCGAGAAGGTCCGTCATGAGCTTCCGATCCGCAACGTGGACCGGGCCACCGGCACCTGGCTCGGTCATGAGCTGACCAAGAAATACGATGACAAGGGGCTCCCCGACGGCACCATCCACTTCCGGTTTACGGGATCAGCCGGCCAGAGTTTCGGCGCGTTTGTGCCCAAAGGCGTTACCCTGGAACTGGAAGGCGATGCCAATGACTACTGCGGCAAGGGGCTGTCTGGCGGACGGATCATCGTCTACCCGCCCAAGGGCTCGACCTTCAGGCCGGAGGAAAACATCATCATCGGCAACGTGGCCCTCTATGGCGCCACGGGTGGCGAGGCCTATTTCCGGGGCGTGGCCGGCGAGCGTTTCTGCGTGCGTAACTCCGGCGTCAGTGCCGTCATCGAGGGTGTGGGCGACCACGGCTGCGAATACATGACGCGCGGGGAAGTGGTCGTGCTGGGCTCGACCGGCCGGAACTTTGCGGCCGGCATGTCAGGCGGAGTCGCCTGGGTGCTGGATGAGGCAGGGACATTTGGAAGCCGCTGCAACCAGGAAATGGTGGGCCTCTCCGGGTTCGAGTCGGGCGAGGACGAGGCTTCCGTGAAAAAACTGGTCGAACAGCACCAGAAGCACACCGGAAGCGACGTGGCTGCACGGGTTCTGCGCGACTGGGCTTCCCTGCGCGGAAAGTTCGTCAAGGTCATGCCGCATGATTACCGGCGCGTCGTCGAGCAGCGGCGTGCGGCGGCTGGCTGA
- a CDS encoding isoprenyl transferase: MSAVKRKKPAVSGEIRIPRHVAIIMDGNGRWAQARGLPRVLGHREGVKAVRAAVQSCAQLGVRYLTLYAFSTENWNRPRPEVSALMHMLDEYLLIEERELIEQGIRLNAIGEIEMLPRGVRDHLQSVMAATAQCKGMVLTLAVSYGSRAELVRGIQVIARKVQSGVIQPDEIDDRMVAAQLYTADMPDPDLLIRTSGEMRISNFLLWQLAYAEIYFSKIFWPDFRKRHLLEAFRSYSSRERRFGKTAEQLKDGSRR; the protein is encoded by the coding sequence ATGAGCGCAGTCAAGCGAAAGAAGCCGGCGGTTTCCGGAGAGATCCGTATCCCGCGGCATGTGGCCATCATCATGGATGGTAACGGACGCTGGGCGCAGGCGCGGGGCCTGCCCCGTGTGCTCGGCCACCGCGAAGGGGTGAAAGCCGTTCGTGCTGCCGTGCAGTCGTGCGCGCAGCTCGGCGTCAGGTACCTCACGCTGTACGCGTTCTCGACCGAAAACTGGAACCGTCCGCGGCCCGAAGTGTCGGCCCTGATGCACATGCTGGACGAATATCTCCTGATCGAGGAACGGGAGCTGATCGAACAGGGGATACGTCTCAACGCCATCGGCGAGATCGAAATGCTCCCTCGCGGAGTCCGCGACCACCTACAGTCGGTGATGGCCGCCACGGCCCAGTGCAAGGGCATGGTACTGACGCTGGCGGTTTCGTACGGATCGCGGGCGGAACTGGTGCGCGGCATACAGGTGATTGCCAGAAAAGTGCAGTCAGGTGTCATCCAGCCGGATGAAATTGATGACCGAATGGTCGCTGCCCAGCTTTATACCGCGGATATGCCCGACCCGGATCTTCTTATACGCACCAGCGGCGAGATGCGTATTTCCAACTTTCTTCTCTGGCAGCTCGCCTATGCGGAGATATATTTTTCAAAGATATTCTGGCCTGATTTCCGGAAACGCCACCTTCTGGAAGCGTTCCGTAGCTACTCCTCGCGGGAGCGGCGGTTTGGAAAGACAGCGGAGCAACTCAAGGATGGCAGCCGCCGGTAA
- the frr gene encoding ribosome recycling factor: MSQDKIFSELNSAVSHAIEALGRDFAGLRTGRAHPSLVDNLKIEAYGQQMPLKSMATVTVQDARTIGISPFDPSQGAAIEKGILTSDLGITPTNDGKLIRITLPELTQDRRKELSKLAKQMTENAKVSIRHARQKANDTLKAMEKNKEISQDDSKKAAGRVQGIVDDATKKVDLALKNKETEILG, encoded by the coding sequence ATGAGCCAGGACAAGATTTTCAGCGAACTCAACTCCGCGGTGAGCCACGCGATCGAGGCCCTTGGGCGCGACTTCGCCGGGCTCCGCACGGGACGTGCACATCCGTCCCTGGTGGACAATCTCAAGATCGAGGCCTACGGACAGCAGATGCCGCTGAAGTCGATGGCTACAGTGACAGTGCAGGATGCGCGGACAATCGGTATCAGCCCGTTCGATCCGTCGCAGGGGGCCGCTATCGAAAAGGGCATCCTTACCAGTGATCTCGGCATTACCCCGACCAATGACGGCAAGCTGATCCGCATTACCCTGCCGGAGCTGACACAGGACCGGCGCAAGGAACTGTCGAAGCTGGCCAAGCAGATGACTGAAAATGCCAAGGTTTCCATCCGGCACGCCCGGCAGAAGGCCAATGACACCCTCAAGGCGATGGAAAAAAACAAGGAAATCTCGCAGGACGACAGCAAGAAGGCCGCAGGCCGGGTGCAGGGAATTGTTGACGACGCCACAAAGAAGGTCGATCTGGCGCTCAAGAACAAGGAAACCGAAATCCTCGGTTAA
- the pyrH gene encoding UMP kinase encodes MSKPAYQRVLLKLSGEALQGDSQYGIDPGTLERISQEIADIVAMKVSLSIVIGGGNIFRGLAGSSKGMDRSTADYMGMMATVINALALQDSLERAGVPTRVLSAIRMEAVAEPYIRRRAIRHLEKGRVVIFAAGTGNPYFTTDTTAALRANEIGAEVILKATKVDGIYDSDPVKNPKAVRFDTIGYREALTRDLKVMDATAFAMAMDTKLPIVVFDLHKSGNIRKVIMGEKVGSRVE; translated from the coding sequence ATGTCCAAACCGGCATACCAGCGGGTTCTTCTCAAGCTCTCGGGCGAGGCCCTCCAGGGCGACAGCCAGTACGGAATCGACCCCGGCACACTGGAGCGCATCTCGCAGGAAATCGCCGACATCGTGGCAATGAAGGTGTCGCTCTCCATCGTCATCGGCGGCGGAAATATCTTCCGGGGGCTGGCGGGCAGTTCGAAGGGGATGGACCGCTCCACGGCCGACTACATGGGGATGATGGCGACGGTCATCAACGCGCTCGCGCTCCAGGATTCGCTGGAGCGTGCCGGAGTGCCGACCCGTGTGCTGTCCGCCATCCGCATGGAGGCCGTCGCCGAACCCTACATCCGCCGCCGGGCGATCCGGCATCTGGAGAAGGGCCGGGTGGTGATCTTCGCCGCGGGCACGGGCAATCCCTATTTCACGACCGACACCACCGCAGCGCTCCGGGCCAACGAGATCGGGGCCGAGGTGATCCTCAAGGCCACGAAGGTGGACGGGATCTACGATTCCGATCCGGTCAAGAATCCCAAGGCGGTCCGTTTCGACACGATCGGCTACCGCGAGGCGCTGACGCGTGACCTCAAGGTCATGGACGCCACGGCCTTTGCGATGGCAATGGACACCAAACTTCCGATCGTGGTATTCGATCTGCACAAGTCCGGAAACATCCGGAAAGTGATCATGGGCGAAAAGGTGGGTTCACGGGTCGAATAG
- the tsf gene encoding translation elongation factor Ts translates to MAEIKASDVKELRERTGAGMLDCKNVLTEAGGDMEKAVELLKKKGLAAAAKKAGRTASEGAVASYIHMGGKIGVLIEVNCETDFVAKTEEFQTFCRDLAMHIAAMSPMCVREEEIDPVYIAKQKEIFIAQLKEDPKNSKKPANVLEEIVKGKVAKHLTEVVLLEQAHVKADVYGKDKKIKDILAEKVAKIGENIVIRRFSRFQLGEGLEKKVSNLAEEVAAQVAASQKN, encoded by the coding sequence ATGGCAGAGATCAAGGCTAGCGATGTGAAGGAACTGCGGGAGCGCACCGGCGCCGGGATGCTCGACTGCAAGAACGTGCTGACCGAGGCCGGCGGCGACATGGAAAAGGCGGTCGAGCTCCTGAAGAAGAAGGGCCTTGCTGCCGCCGCGAAGAAGGCCGGACGTACCGCCAGCGAGGGCGCCGTGGCTTCCTATATCCACATGGGCGGGAAGATCGGCGTGCTGATCGAGGTGAACTGCGAAACCGACTTCGTGGCCAAGACCGAGGAGTTCCAGACGTTCTGCCGCGATCTCGCGATGCACATCGCCGCCATGAGCCCCATGTGCGTCCGCGAGGAGGAGATTGATCCCGTCTACATCGCCAAGCAGAAGGAGATCTTCATCGCCCAGCTCAAGGAAGACCCCAAGAACTCCAAGAAGCCGGCGAATGTGCTGGAGGAGATCGTCAAGGGCAAGGTCGCCAAGCACCTGACCGAAGTCGTCCTGCTGGAGCAGGCCCACGTGAAGGCCGATGTCTACGGCAAGGACAAGAAGATCAAGGACATCCTGGCCGAGAAGGTTGCCAAGATCGGGGAAAATATCGTCATCCGGCGGTTCTCCCGGTTCCAGCTCGGCGAGGGGCTCGAAAAGAAGGTATCCAACCTGGCCGAGGAAGTGGCCGCCCAGGTCGCCGCCAGCCAGAAGAACTGA
- the rpsB gene encoding 30S ribosomal protein S2, which translates to MSAIQMKQLLEAGVHFGHQTRRWNPKMRKYIYGARNGIHIIDLQQTVAMFDDAYNYIVNLTSRGGTILFVGTKKQAAEVVKQESERAGMFYVNNRWLGGTLTNFQTIASSISRLNEIEKMFEDGTVTKLTKKEGIVLGREMEKLRENLGGIRNMTRLPKALFVIDTNKEAIAVKEAARIGIPVIAVVDSNCDPDPIEKVIPGNDDAIRAIALFASKIADACLEGRKAFDDRRRSGDESITDDDLGTPVPEGLTHYSSYDKADLDEELAAEKLAKEAAAGETPPATT; encoded by the coding sequence ATGTCCGCAATCCAGATGAAGCAGCTTCTTGAGGCAGGCGTCCACTTTGGCCACCAGACGCGCCGGTGGAACCCGAAGATGCGCAAGTACATCTATGGCGCCCGGAACGGCATCCATATCATCGACCTCCAGCAGACGGTCGCGATGTTCGACGACGCCTACAACTACATCGTCAACCTGACCTCGCGGGGCGGAACGATCCTGTTCGTCGGCACCAAGAAGCAGGCCGCCGAGGTGGTCAAGCAGGAATCCGAACGCGCCGGGATGTTCTACGTGAACAACCGGTGGCTGGGCGGCACGCTCACGAACTTCCAGACGATCGCAAGCTCCATCTCCCGCCTGAACGAGATCGAGAAGATGTTCGAGGACGGCACCGTCACGAAGCTGACCAAGAAGGAAGGCATCGTGCTCGGACGCGAAATGGAGAAGCTGCGCGAGAACCTGGGCGGCATCCGCAACATGACCCGGCTGCCGAAGGCCCTGTTCGTCATCGACACGAACAAGGAAGCCATCGCGGTGAAGGAAGCGGCACGCATCGGCATTCCGGTGATCGCCGTGGTGGACAGCAACTGCGATCCGGATCCCATCGAGAAGGTGATTCCGGGAAATGATGATGCCATCCGGGCGATCGCCCTCTTTGCCTCCAAGATCGCCGATGCGTGCCTTGAGGGCCGCAAGGCGTTCGATGACCGCCGCCGCTCTGGCGACGAATCGATCACCGACGATGATCTCGGCACCCCGGTGCCCGAGGGGCTTACCCACTACTCGTCCTATGACAAGGCCGATCTGGACGAGGAACTGGCCGCCGAGAAGCTGGCGAAGGAAGCCGCGGCCGGCGAGACACCTCCGGCAACCACCTGA